The Clostridia bacterium genome contains the following window.
TTTCTACCCAGCTACGTGGGCCAATCATTGGCATTGCGCCGTGATTGACCGTTGATACGAGCTACTCGAGTCGAACGGAATCACCACGCCGAATCGTTCCCCCATGCAACACGGAGGCATAGACCCCAACGTTAGAGTGGTTGTGCTGCGCCGCTGTGCGCAGAATACCCGCATCGCTGGGGAGATCGCCTTGTGGCAGCGTGGTCATAACGCAGCGGGGACAAGGACCAGTGATCTTCACGCGTACGGCATCGCCGATGGCGAGCACGTGCCCGATCCAGGCATTCTCGACAAAATCAATTTCGCTAGATGCCGCTTGTACCACGAGATTGGGCCGGAACCGTCGAGATTCAAAACGCCCTTGTGGATACAGCGTACGCAACCTGTCGAGCGTCGCCGTAGTCAGCACATGCACTACTGCCGAGTCGAAGAACGTACCCTCAGGCAATCCGAACTCGGTGACTGTGTTCCGGTAATCAAGGCCTTCGATGTCGGGCCAGTACTCCTCAGCCGTGGCCGCCGGCAGATCGGGTGCCGCGGAGTCAATCTTCTCGCGCTTGCCGTGTACGATCGCATGAAGCGTTACGTCCCGCTGGAGCACCATCGATAGCTTCTGGTGGGCACCTGTGTCCTGACTATTGACGGTAGCGCCATCCGGCAGAGTGATTCGGACCGGCGGCGGCTTTTCCCCCCTCCGTGGAGCTTCTGCCAGCGTAGCGCGAAAGTCGAAAAGGCGCGGCCATTTCCGCGGGTTTTTGGCGCTTGCAACCTTCCCGTCAGCTCGGTCGATGAGAGCGTAAGCACGGTCTCCGAGCAGCCCTGCTTCGGTGATCTCGGAAGCATTCAGTTCCTCTCCCATCATGGACTTCACTGGGTACCGCCAGAGAGAAACAATCGAACCTGAATTTGTTTGCACCGATGCCATGGTTGCACTCCATCCCGCTAGTCGCCGGTTATTGTGATGCGAAATCTCCTCAATGAAAACCGGCCAAGGCGACTGCCTCGATGGTCTCGCTATTCGGCGCTACCGAAGAAACTAATCCAGCACCTGGCTTTCATTCGCCAGAGCCGCTAGTCCGGAGTAGGCTGTACACCCGAAAAGTTTTCTGCGCGTCCCGGCAGCTTTGCACAAAAGAAGGGATGCGCACGTATTCGCCTAACAGGAACATACCTGGACTGGAGCAATCCTATGCATCACGCTGTGACCGCAATCGCTTTGCTGTTCGTTGTCGGCTTGATACCGGCGGCTTTGCATGCTGACGAATCGGAAGCCACCGAGGCAACGATCATTCGCATGGAGCGCGCCGCCCTTGATCGCTGGGGCAACGGTGATCCGGATGGTTTCCTGGAAATTTCGGCTCCGGACGTAACGTATTTTAATCCGTTTCAGAGTCGCCGTCTCAACGGGATTGGAGAACTGCGCAAGGTATACGACGAAGTGCGCGGCAAGATAAAACTCGACCGGTATGAATTAATAGATCCCAAAGTGCAAGTCTGCGGAGATACTGCAATTCTCACGTTCAACTTCGTTTCTCACGGGAGCGAGGGAGTAATGCGCTGGAACACGACCGAAGTCTATCGGCTTAAAGATAGCCAGTGGCGCATCATCCATACTCATTGGTCTCTGATGCAGACTGCCAGCACGGCTTCACCGGAGAAATAACTGCTCAGGGTTAACGGATGCTTTGCGCCAAGCATCTCCCGGTAAGCCAACCGGCGTAACCAGAGTCACATCTAGAGTTTAACGCTGTACGATTAACCTGTTGCGAAGGCCCCAACCAGTTAGGAGTTGTGTCGCGCGTAGCAGTCAGACTGAGTGCGCGATTGCGAGATGTCATTGAATCCACGCAGGCGCGCCCTGTGCCAGAAAGCCATAATGACGAAACAAGCCAGAATCACGCTTGTTCTGTGCGTGATCGCTCTGCTGTCTGGGCAGCTTGCGTCTGCCGAGCGCGTTGAGCAACTGCGTCCGACGAACTACCTAAACGATTTCGCTGGGGTTTTGAATGCTGCGGATCGTGAGCGAATCAATGCACTCTGCGCCGAACTCGATCGGAAAACGCAGGCGCAAGTAGCGGTCGTAACAATCCGCACTCTCGAAGGCGCGGAAGCATCGGACTTCGCAAACCGGCTTTTTAAACAGTGGGGCATTGGCGAGCGGAAGCGGGACCGCGGAGTTCTCGTTCTACTGGCAACCGAGGATCGCCGATATTGGATCGAGGTCGGGTATGGCCTTGAACCCATCCTTCCCGACGGCAAAGTGGGTGGCTTCGGCCGTGAGATTGTGCCGCAACTGCGGGAGAGCCGCTACGGCGATGCCCTCGTAATGCTTACAACCCGGATCGCCCAGACCATTGCCACAGATGCAGGAGTGGAGCTCACAGGCGTCCCGGCTCAACCCCGAACGACGCCCGCACCTGGCTCGGCTATCAACGTCCGCTCATTGTTGCCTCTCCTGCTGTTTTTCATTTTCTTTCTCTTGCCTGCGCTCTCAATGGTTCGCCGACGCGGGCGCTACGGTGACGGTTCCGGGGGATGCAGCGGTTGTTTGCTTCCTTTCCTGTTGGGAGGCTTTGGAGGTGGCGGCTCTCGCGATTGGGGCGGCGGCTTTGGCGGAGGAAGTTTTGGAGGCGGAGGGTTCGGCGGATTCGGTGGGGGACGCTCCGGCGGTGGCGGAGCAGGAGGCGGTTGGTAAACATGGCGCAAGGCGAAAAGGTACAGCGCACTATCGACGAATTCGTATCGATGATGAAGACGAAAGCCGGCGAGAACCTGCTTTCCATGATTGTTTACGGATCGGCTGCGACAAACGAATACTCTGAGAAGTATTCGGACGTTAACATTCTCTGTGTGCTAGCACGACTCGATGGCGAGGATCTGCGCAACATCGCATCCGCAATGCAGTGGTGGGAGCGGCACGGACGTGCTGCCTTGGTCTTATCGCTCGATGAACTCACGCGCTCGGCAGACGTCTTCGCCATTGAACTGCTCGATATCAAGGAGCATCACAGAATCCTGTACGGTCAGGACGTTGTCGCCGGCATCGAAGTCCCACTCACATTACATCGCATCCAAGTCGAGCGGGAGCTTCGGATGGCGCTAATTCGATTGCGGCAACGGTTCCTTTCCGGCGCACACGATCGACGTGCGCTTGTACAGCTATTGATTGCATCGTCTTCGACGTTCAACACCCTGCTCCGGCACGCATTGATTGCGCTCGGGCATACTCCGCCACAGAACCGTCACGAAGTCGCCGACGCAATTCAGACGGTGCTTGCGTCCGACATGTCGCCTCTGCGAACCGTCCTCGACGTTCGCGACGGAAAGATAACGGAGCGCAACCTTGATCCGGAAAAAGTCTTCGGAAGCTACCTCGATGCGCTATCCGCAATTGTCGATAAAGTAGATCGCCAGCTATCGGCCTAGATGTTGAAACCAAGGAGTGGACATGAAAATCGCTGCTGTGCTGCTGATCGTCATCCTCGTGGCGGCTTTGATGTTTGGCAGTACATTCATTGGCCGTCGAAACGAAATGGTTCGAAAGAACGAAAACGTAAAAACGGCGTGGTCGCAGGTTGACGTGGTGCTGCAACGCAGGGCTGATCTGATTCCCAACCTGGTCGAAACCGTTAAGGGTTTCGCGTCACAGGAGCAACAGGTATTCGGCGACATCGCCGCGGCACGCTCGTCATTGTTGTCGGCGCGCAGTCCAGAGGAGCGCATATCGGCCAATAACAGGCTCGATGGCGCACTGGGCCGCCTGCTTGCCGTAGTGGAAAACTATCCGCAGCTGCGATCGAACGAAAACTTTCTGCGCTTGCAGGATGAACTGGCGGGAACCGAAAACCGCATCGCCGTCGAGCGGCGCCGGTACAACGAGACTTTGCAGGACTACAACACCTATCTCGGCTTATTTCCAAACAACATCATTGCGGGGATGTCGGGATTCTCGCGCAACAACGCTTACTTTGAGGCTGCTCCGGGATCACGGGAGACGCCCCGAGTGCAGTTCCCCGGTTCGACTCAACAGCAACGACAGGCTCCGCAGCAGCAGCCGCAGCCAGCAAAATAGATTTCCAAGTTAGAAACGGTGCGTGAACCGGCTCTAGTCGTACTGACCCGACTCGAATAGTTCCTCGATGCGGTAGCCCTCTGTCGACGCGGCAAGCGCACGTGCCCTCAAGGCTTCTTCCAATGCTCGCACCGCACGCGGATCAGGCGCTTCCTCCTCCACGATGGCAAGCATCTGACGAAGGGACATCCACCAGAGCAAAGTTTCAAACTGCTCTTTGACGAAGTACTTCACGCCCTCGTGTTCGTGGACACCAATGAACCACGCAACATCGGGATCGCCCAGCCAACTGAACGGAGTCGCTCCGCGCGGACCCGTTGAGTCAGACTGAAATACCCAGAAGGCATGCGCGAAGGCCGCTCGCACTCGTGCAGCCGCACGCCAGCTTTCCTCGGCTGTGAACCCAGCGGTCATGAAACTCGCCGCCATTGGTTCCCGCAAGCGCAATGCATCAAACAGTGCCGCCGCTGCATGTTCTGGATCGGCTGGGTCGTGGAGCGTTCCCAACGCGTCCATTGCACACCAGGCAAGTATCGTCGCCCACTTGCACGTAGCTTGCGCAGGTGTGTCCTTTACTTCCGGCAACACTTCCCTCGCCTCTTCAAGCCAAGCTGTCGAAAAGAGATGCTCAAGCGATGGCAGCTTGAGGGCCGCCGCTACGCGTCGCTCAAACAGTTCACCTGCGCTCTCAATGTCACTTAGCGATGGTTTCAGTCCGATGGCTTTGCCGACGTCGCCGGACACGCACCGGCTCACCTCTTCGAGGAACACGTGCGCGCGTCCGCATGCGTCCGCGACAACGCCTCCGGGCAAAGCCTCTGCCAGAACCGGTTCGCCTGCAATCGCCTGCTCAGCCACGGATGCCGCCACACTCCGATCCAGCAACGTGCGTAGTGCGTCGTGTACCGGTTTAAGTTCGAGCATGCGCTTCGCATCGTCGAGGCTTGAAACGCCCCGGCCAGCAAGCGAGTCGCAGAGCTGTCCCCAAATGTTCCCGGCAACCTCGTGAATATCGCGCCAGTCCACGAAAACCTGGTACCTGTACGCACCGAGTTCGATCCGCAATCCCCGCTCGCAAACGTCCTTCGCACGGCTCAGGTATTCAAGTCCAGTAGTGGAATCACGATAGGTCACAAACATGGAATCATCGCAGGACAATCCAAGAGCTTCGCCGATCGTGCGCTGTCGCAGGCGCTTTCCACCGTCCGGCAACTTCTCGGCTTGGGCGCAGGAGACGCGAACCCAGCCGCGTGTCTCAGCGTACTTGTTGTGATACACCACGAGGCCACGTTCATTACCCATCCGGTTCGAGTAAACAAACACGTCTTCGTTGGCCTGGCCGTCCTCGGTGTAGAAATCGTACAGCAGGAAATTTTGGACTTCCGCGAACAGTGCACGCCGATGCAGCAGCGGAGATATCTCGCGCTCGTGTCGTGAAACCAGCCACGAGTCCGGACTTTCATCGTGATAGGCGCGGCGATACTCCATTCCGTAGCGCTCTTTGTATCCCTCTATCTGCCCGTGCCCGAACATGGGAAGTCCCGGCAGTGTCGCCAGCAACGTGCATATTCCGAAGTACTTGTCGCCTTTACCGAACTGATCCACGGCGGTTCGCTCGTCCGGGTTGTTCATGAAATTGACGTGGCGCTTCAGCACCTCGGGATCGAACTCAAGCGTGTTCTTGATGACACTGCGGTAATTCGCATTCTCTTCATCGCGCAGCATGTTCATGAACGCGCTGTTGTACACGCGATGCATGCCGAGCGTGCGCACGAAATATCCTTCGAGCAACCAGAAGGCCTCGGCCAGCAGCAACGTGCCGGGGAGTTCTGCCGTAACGCGATCCACAACTTCGCGCCAGAACTCGGCCGGCATAGCCTTGTCGAACTCCGCCTTCGTCATCCCGTGCTCCGCACGCGACGGGATTGCGCCACCTGTTCCCGGCGCAGGAAACCAGAGGCGCTGGAAGTGCTGCTTGGTCAGGGTCATCGCGGCGTCGAAGCGGATGATCGGGAACAATCGCGCCACGTGAAGAATGGTCTGTATAAGGCCCTCGCGCACTTCGGCTTTCAGATAATTCAATTGCGCCGTATCGTTCCAGGGATAGCTGGTGCCGTCGTTACCGTGATAGAAGTAGCGCGTGTCGCCCGTCCAGCGATCCTGGCGTCGAAAAACCACAGCCGCGTCCGTGCGCTCGTAATAGTGGTCCTCGATCTTGATCTCGACGCGCTCGTCGTTCGAGAGATCAGGCCCTTCAAAACGGTACGAGGGAAACGGACTGTACGGCAGCGACAGAAACCAGTCCGGGTGCTCGATCATCCAGCGAGAATCGATGCCCATGTGATTGGGCACCATGTCACTGG
Protein-coding sequences here:
- a CDS encoding MOSC N-terminal beta barrel domain-containing protein: MASVQTNSGSIVSLWRYPVKSMMGEELNASEITEAGLLGDRAYALIDRADGKVASAKNPRKWPRLFDFRATLAEAPRRGEKPPPVRITLPDGATVNSQDTGAHQKLSMVLQRDVTLHAIVHGKREKIDSAAPDLPAATAEEYWPDIEGLDYRNTVTEFGLPEGTFFDSAVVHVLTTATLDRLRTLYPQGRFESRRFRPNLVVQAASSEIDFVENAWIGHVLAIGDAVRVKITGPCPRCVMTTLPQGDLPSDAGILRTAAQHNHSNVGVYASVLHGGTIRRGDSVRLE
- a CDS encoding nuclear transport factor 2 family protein; the encoded protein is MHHAVTAIALLFVVGLIPAALHADESEATEATIIRMERAALDRWGNGDPDGFLEISAPDVTYFNPFQSRRLNGIGELRKVYDEVRGKIKLDRYELIDPKVQVCGDTAILTFNFVSHGSEGVMRWNTTEVYRLKDSQWRIIHTHWSLMQTASTASPEK
- a CDS encoding TPM domain-containing protein — its product is MTKQARITLVLCVIALLSGQLASAERVEQLRPTNYLNDFAGVLNAADRERINALCAELDRKTQAQVAVVTIRTLEGAEASDFANRLFKQWGIGERKRDRGVLVLLATEDRRYWIEVGYGLEPILPDGKVGGFGREIVPQLRESRYGDALVMLTTRIAQTIATDAGVELTGVPAQPRTTPAPGSAINVRSLLPLLLFFIFFLLPALSMVRRRGRYGDGSGGCSGCLLPFLLGGFGGGGSRDWGGGFGGGSFGGGGFGGFGGGRSGGGGAGGGW
- a CDS encoding LemA family protein; translated protein: MKIAAVLLIVILVAALMFGSTFIGRRNEMVRKNENVKTAWSQVDVVLQRRADLIPNLVETVKGFASQEQQVFGDIAAARSSLLSARSPEERISANNRLDGALGRLLAVVENYPQLRSNENFLRLQDELAGTENRIAVERRRYNETLQDYNTYLGLFPNNIIAGMSGFSRNNAYFEAAPGSRETPRVQFPGSTQQQRQAPQQQPQPAK
- a CDS encoding alpha-amylase family glycosyl hydrolase, which encodes MSTSPNFEFHISRAARDRYRFEEALFTLAGNVVFANLGATREFAYRMNQERDAARHPERTIHAGALNAMGLIDEVLHAMVARYREQRDPRAMLDALDWFGSKLDRNVLDRTLLAFTDQFPPVAVYAEKISASEWLSGTSSGVPHRAVALEELLMLWLANANPAFEPFAELFDDAPLASVTAYPKITSALRDYFETRPRFGPEEQNFIDVLRAPALASPQSLSGQLEFIRKRWAGYLGESLQRLLMAADVLKEEETATWMLFHPPGAHFGAPQTLGDSSAAAVPEYSSAAHEYEAFTPDVDWMPRTVMIAKSVYVWLDQLSKAYGRPIQTLDQVPDEELQTLARRGFNAVWFIGVWERSRASQKIKQLTGNPDAVASAYSLFDYTIAEDLGGEQAYVNLRDRAWRRGIRLASDMVPNHMGIDSRWMIEHPDWFLSLPYSPFPSYRFEGPDLSNDERVEIKIEDHYYERTDAAVVFRRQDRWTGDTRYFYHGNDGTSYPWNDTAQLNYLKAEVREGLIQTILHVARLFPIIRFDAAMTLTKQHFQRLWFPAPGTGGAIPSRAEHGMTKAEFDKAMPAEFWREVVDRVTAELPGTLLLAEAFWLLEGYFVRTLGMHRVYNSAFMNMLRDEENANYRSVIKNTLEFDPEVLKRHVNFMNNPDERTAVDQFGKGDKYFGICTLLATLPGLPMFGHGQIEGYKERYGMEYRRAYHDESPDSWLVSRHEREISPLLHRRALFAEVQNFLLYDFYTEDGQANEDVFVYSNRMGNERGLVVYHNKYAETRGWVRVSCAQAEKLPDGGKRLRQRTIGEALGLSCDDSMFVTYRDSTTGLEYLSRAKDVCERGLRIELGAYRYQVFVDWRDIHEVAGNIWGQLCDSLAGRGVSSLDDAKRMLELKPVHDALRTLLDRSVAASVAEQAIAGEPVLAEALPGGVVADACGRAHVFLEEVSRCVSGDVGKAIGLKPSLSDIESAGELFERRVAAALKLPSLEHLFSTAWLEEAREVLPEVKDTPAQATCKWATILAWCAMDALGTLHDPADPEHAAAALFDALRLREPMAASFMTAGFTAEESWRAAARVRAAFAHAFWVFQSDSTGPRGATPFSWLGDPDVAWFIGVHEHEGVKYFVKEQFETLLWWMSLRQMLAIVEEEAPDPRAVRALEEALRARALAASTEGYRIEELFESGQYD